One genomic region from Hemiscyllium ocellatum isolate sHemOce1 chromosome 13, sHemOce1.pat.X.cur, whole genome shotgun sequence encodes:
- the LOC132821364 gene encoding probable G-protein coupled receptor 148, with protein sequence MAFLGISVSNFTVNLPGRLFNATNASQVCTFSVISVLQQRLNMFLISVALCLVGTLLANPLLVVLILLTKRFRQETRYVLLANILVADLIFLLLNSLISISVSVQQCMPTLLCDVAVIGRIVSELSSVITITVMAIDTYVAVSFPLRYLSLISPSRTIKLIILIWILASMYPLILLSAILAKQPALTHGHKMCLMLPLPELSSFDRHLILEVNIFLLCIILLFFPMVLYCYVMLYVKTRSSGIWDSVKSRARMTLLIHGIVLFLYFVPCLIFSFEIVFRDSQLIGLSDRIWLHSINIYVFMMLPRLLCPYLYGLRYRELAEAVKRLLTIRTHRVHVINT encoded by the coding sequence ATGGCTTTCCTTGGGATCAGTGTTTCCAATTTCACTGTGAACTTGCCGGGCAGGCTTTTCAATGCCACCAATGCCAGCCAGGTCTGCACTTTCTCCGTTATAAGTGTGCTTCAACAGCGTTTAAACATGTTTCTCATCTCTGTGGCTCTGTGTCTCGTGGGCACATTGTTGGCTAACCCACTGCTGGTGGTGCTTATTTTGTTAACAAAACGGTTTCGCCAGGAGACAAGATACGTGCTTCTGGCCAACATACTGGTGGCAGACCTTATTTTCCTACTTCTCAACAGCCTTATATCCATAAGCGTATCAGTGCAGCAATGCATGCCCACATTGCTCTGTGATGTTGCAGTTATTGGACGAATCGTATCTGAATTGAGCAGTGTCATTACCATCACAGTTATGGCGATTGATACCTACGTGGCAGTTAGCTTCCCACTACGTTACTTGTCACTCATATCCCCGTCACGAACCATCAAGCTTATAATCCTGATTTGGATTCTAGCATCAATGTACCCACTCATCTTGCTATCTGCAATCCTGGCAAAGCAACCGGCTCTGACTCATGGTCACAAGATGTGCCTCATGCTGCCACTCCCAGAATTGAGCTCTTTTGATCGCCACCTGATATTAGAAGTGAACATTTTCCTTCTGTGCATCATTTTGCTCTTTTTCCCAATGGTACTGTACTGCTACGTCATGCTGTATGTCAAAACAAGGAGCTCAGGCATCTGGGACAGTGTCAAATCCAGGGCGAGAATGACTCTACTAATACATGGGATAGTTCTCTTCCTGTATTTCGTCCCCTGTTTGATTTTTAGCTTTGAGATTGTGTTCAGAGATTCACAACTCATCGGCCTCAGTGATAGAATATGGCTCCACTCCATCAACATTTACGTTTTCATGATGCTCCCACGACTGCTGTGCCCTTACCTTTATGGTTTGAGGTACAGGGAATTGGCAGAAGCAGTCAAGAGGCTACT